Genomic segment of Apium graveolens cultivar Ventura chromosome 7, ASM990537v1, whole genome shotgun sequence:
GAAGGCCTTTTGGGGTATAAACAACATGTCTTGGACATGTATAATGTGGATCATTACGTTGTTAAAATGCTTCGTAAAATATGGATCAACTTCTAACCCAGTGTGAGAGATTAAATTGGATAACACAGGGCAAGTGTGGCTCAGTGGCTGTTACGTGTAATACTTGGGAGAAAATTCCTACCCAGTTACTCATGAAGGGGTATAGGAGAATGGCAAAGAACAATGTGTGTAATATAGTTCAGTAATGTTACAGGATTTAGACAGTTTTAAATTTCCAATagtatattaaaaatttattattaattttagtttgatttgattgtttCAAGTGCCTTCACCCAGGTCTTCTCTTCCCTTAAGTGGACTCTTTTATTGAGATAAGTTATAACTGAGGCATGAATCACTCCTGAGTTTTGACCCCTTGTAGATCTTTAAAGAAATCCAAATTATAATGAAAAATCTTTTTTAAGCTTGTTTGTTGAAAAATGTGATTTTGTTACCTATATCCGAGCATATTCCATTGCTGTCATTATATATAGAGTTTTCGTTATCATCAGATCTGTAATTTATATTAATCATTAATTCTTTCTAATAGTGATTGACAACATCTGTTTGAATTGAAATCTTAACCTTAATAGTCCTACATTTTAAAGAAAAGTATCTTAACAACCATCTACTTCCATAAATTAATTAACAACCATAAAAGTTGAGGAAATATATATCCATTCTTAATTCAATTGAACTACTAAATCAAGTACAATCATTTTATTCCTATACATGATTTAAAGTACCTAGTTTAATAACTTTTTAACTTGGAAAAATAGGTAGACCAATCATGAGCCCCCTGGCTGGCAAAATCACAATGAGGTCCAACACAATCGTTGACAGTTTCTAATTCTCTGAGATACATTAGTTTTCCTCTAATTTACCTGGGATTTGGGATCCGACTTCTTTTCTGCTTCCCTTGTCAAATTAATTTCTGCATATTTTTACTAGTCTGGAGTAAAAGCAGTTCTCTATTAGATCCAAAATAAAGAAGGCCAATTTACCACTAAATATCTTGCTATTCAGCAACCTCATAGTTTCAAACTTAATTACTGTACATTTAAATTGCAGCAAGATTtacttttctttttttttttgaatgCAAGCAAGATTTACTTAATAGGTAAATGTCTATCTTCGTCCAATAGGTTTACGAATAAAACTTATCGGCATTTATAATAGAGCTAAATATGCTGTTAACATGCTTAGTAAAGTATGGTAGGACTTCTAAACAAGTTTAGGAGATTATACTAGGTGCCATAGAACAATGGTGGTTGTTGTATCTAACATATTGGAGAAATTTCCTCCTTGTCATGTAGGCAAAGTAGTTTATGATATGGTCTAATAAACCTACAAAATTAGGTGGTTTCATAAATTTTTATAGGTCAGCTGATTGTACATTTTTTAAATTTATCATTATTTGTAAACATATATATGAAAATATGGAGTTTGCAAAATATGCTGTAATACAAAATTCAAAGCTGAAGTTCCACTCCCTTTTACAGACAACCGtaaattatgaaattaaaattAGACTAATGAGATGAGTACTTCTTATTTGGAAGTACATGTTTATTAATTAGTATAAACTTGTTGGAAGACTCAAATAGTAATGCTTGCACAGATAATCTGCATTTGTGTCAGTCAGATTTGTAACTGTAAATAGGATTATTTTTGCGTAACTAAATTTGAAACAGTTGACATCTAAAAACTTTGGATTCGGATGAAGAATCTAGTTTCTCTGTACAGGAATTTAAGTGCAGCAGAGTTCATTACATTAATCTAGGTTTGTTCTATGTAATCTCATTCAAACACAGATCCATAGTTATAATCATATTAGGTCTTTGATACATATCAAAAACAATTCTTGAATAGTAAAATTAATTTAAATGAAactatatattaataatttatatcTAAGACTGTAAGATATAACATCTATGTATTAGTACTCTCTATAGATTTACTATTGCTTACAATTCAAAAAACAAATATAGCAGATTGCCATTCCATCTTAAGAACTCTGTCTATGAACCTGAGGAATCCCTATGTTTTAACATGATTTGTTTACTACTTACAAGGTGTGTATTTCTGTAAAGAGAATTATGTTTAATAAATCATATGCATTTTTGCGAAGTTGTCATATTTCAACTCCTATAGTCAGGTTTATTATTAAGATCTCTTGGTGGTAGTTTGAAATTTCTTTGATTCCCATATGTTTTACTCTTTGCTTACAATTGGTAAGATAACACATGGGTATCAGTACAGATACCATGGAGAGGTCTTATGCAAATTAAATCTTGGGGTGGCAATTTGACTTTGACTGTGTCGGTTTCTCGCATACTATGTAAGAAATTATGTAAAAATACACAATTATTATCCCGCTGTTAATTTTAAATGCCAAATATCAGTCAGTGACTCTGTTGGTGCATGTGATCTGAGAAAATAACATATGATTTCTCTTGTTAGAAGTGCACATTTGTGTATTATATTAAACACACATGCATTAGTTAAATACATTGTATGCAGGGCAAGACTTACGGATCGTACATTTACATGCCTCACTCATTGATCTTGTTTGGCTAAATTAACATGTAGCTATCACGTCTGTTTGAAGCATTACTTTAAAGACAGTTGATAAACGGATCCTTGCTTTATGTTTATTTATATTACAAGCATCCAAACTTCTGTGATATCAGTTATACCATCCTCAAAAGTTGTAGCGAATCTCATCAGCTGTTACTTCTGTTTAATACATGACAAAGTTGTGATTTACACACTTCGATGCACTACAGTTTTGACACTTTTCATATTAGCTTAGATTTGTCCAGATGCTTATCTTATAGGAGTGCATAGTATCTGATAATCTTCGATAACCTTAAAAGAAAAATCTGAAAAACTAACTAATTAAAGATCATTTAATGACAGGTTGTGCATTATCTAGTCATTACAATTTGTCTGCCATGTTTTTTATCCTTGAATGATACTTGAAGCCTGAATATTGTTTGAATCTGAGGTTTTCATGTGTCTGTGTGGTCCTGAGTTCTGGACTAACATCTGGAGAACTTGGTGGTTATTATTTATATGCAACTTGATACGTAGGCATAGTTACAGTTAGAGTTATATTCGAGATATGCTTTTTTTAGGTAATCCTGTGACAATCCTAAAACTTAATAAGTGTTTTATATTTTGATTTTGTGTCTGTAGTGTGTGTGTATTCATGGCTGCACATGGATTAAGTAATGCTGCTTAGAACTTTTAAACTGCCGTACAAAACACAATACGACTCTATTAAAATTAACTTAAACCTGGATTAAATGGAATCAACTTTTTGCTCTTGTAAGCATTTGCATCTGTTTTTATTAAGTTCAAAGTAATGTTTAATATACTAATCATTTTGCTATAGCTTTTGTTGCTTTAAGATCTGTACATAAATTGATATGAGTTCTTCTGAATGTTGAGTTGGTAAAAGGAAAAAACAGTAGGTAAAACTTAGTCTTACTGTTACCTGTACGGTTATCAGAATCCGGCTATTATAGAGTGCAGGCGAGGGTTTTCCTGGTGGTAGTTGACAAATTTTCAATGTATTCTCTTTTAGTCAAGGGGGAAGTGAAGATCAAACTCTAGACATATTTTAGCACTAGGAGCAGTTTTGCAACCACTGCGCAATCCTCATTCTTAAGTGTAGGCCACTTTATCATGTTCAAATGTCTTACCTTGTCAGGTTATCATAATCTGGCCATTTTAATGTTTAGGTGAGCGATTTATGAGGATCGCTGACCTATTTTACAATGTATTTAGTTTCTTAAGTACAGGGGAAGAGGGGAGTGAAAATCGAATTCTGGACCTATTATAGCACTAGGAGCAATTTTGCCACCACTGCCCTCTACTGATTCTTAAATGTATGCCAGTTTATCCTGTTTAAATGTACTAATACTTATCATTAATTAGAAGTTTATCAATGATTCAAGATAAATTTTTCGAAACAACATTGCTGGTGATTCAAATAGTGAATGCATTTACATTATTTGTGTACGATACATGTCTCACGTGATCAAACAAATAATATTCAAAAGTAAGAATGATGAACATTGTTCTCCCTCTCTAATTGCTTCAACATAAAAACAAAAGCAGGTTGAGAAGTCTCAACTCTAAAGTTATCTGCAGACTGGACTTTGTGGATGGCAAGTATTAGTTATCGGGCTTTCTGCTAAGCTGCAGGCCAGTGAGTTATTGCATGCTGTAAAAACATAATCTTGAATGACCTCTGCATCTTTATTGTCATCCAACAGCTTGATAACTTCCTCAAAAAGCGAAACTTGGCATGGAATCCTTAAAATACCTTCTTGCTGGAACCCGAATTCTTCTTCTGCTTCCTTCAGTAGAATGTCAAATGCTTGACACCTTAAGTATGCCATAGGAATGACAAATCTCTTCATTTCTTCTCCAACACAGACAGCAAGGGATCCTTTCGGGACAGCACTGTCCCGAGCCATCCCTTGCAGTGCATTGTGATCAGAGAAGGACAGAGTTTTCTTAAGAAACTTGATGCTCTTTCCACCTCCTCCACCAGGGCTGGTTGTTTTCTTTGAGCTAGCAACCTTTCTCCACTTCTTAAGAATTTGCTGGAGCTTAACAATCTCACAGATCTTGTTAGACATCTTGGAATCCATAGGATATGATTATTGTGTTGTGTATAAGATTAGACCTCTATCTTTGATATGATTAGTGAGTGATGTAATCTAATGTGTTGATCTGTTTTGAAATTTATACTAGTAGGGTGATGGGGATTGGAGTTTAAACAATAGTTTCAAGGATTGTTATTATATTGCATGTACTGAGTGGTTTCCAGGTCTATGATTTGCAGATTATTAGATTTAGCTTATAATAATACAACTGCTCTTTCATTATTAGCCAATTAGGAGGGGTTCTTAATTATTAAGGGAGAGTTAGTTGACAATCAAATATAATATTGGAAGGAGCTCTTAGTTTTTTTCTTTGGCTTCTAGTTTGTTGATTAATTTATACTCATGCAGTTATGTGTACTTATATGATTACATAATTTGTTGTAACATACGGTCCGTGCTTATTAAAGATCAATCAGTATTTATTAAAGATTGATATGATCAACTGTAACATACTCTTCGTACTTAGTGAAGATCAATATGTTTAATGTCAAATATTTCACGCATATGCAAGATTTACTATCCTTATTTCCGTTGAAGATCGTCTTTTACGATACTGTAAATATGTATATAACAAATTTCTATATTGTAACGATCGTTTGTTCCTTTGAATCTTATATGCTATCAAATAATTATTGGAAGGAGCGCTCTTAGTTTTTTTCTTTGGCTTCTAGTTTGTTGATTAATTCACACTCCATGCAGTTATGTGTATTTATATTATTACATAATTCGTTGTAACATATTATCCGTGCTTATATAAGATCGATATGATCGAATATAATATATTATTCGTGCTTATCAAAAGTCGATACATATAATGTCAAATATTTCATGCAAATGCAAGATTTACTATCCTTATTTTCGTTGAAGATCGTCTTTTACGATATTATAAATCTGTAAATAACGAATTTCTATACTGTAACAATCGTTTGTTCCTTCAAATCTTATATGCTATCAAAAGCACTGAGCTCTCATTGAAATGGAATCTGTTACTCAACATATATTGTTTTTTACTCGAAAACTTCACCTGCTTAGGGGCACTTTGCCTTGAGGTTGTCAAACTTAACCTTGCATTTAGCATTTCTAGGAAATACCATGTTAGAAGTCtttattttttgtatttttaatgTTGTTTATGTTGTCATGGACTTATGGTGAAGGTCGGTCAAAGGAGGGGAAGGAGAACTTAAATTTTAACatgtaaataataatattatatgaCTTTGAAATTTACACCAGTTGTGATTAAAAGAAAAGGTTGCAAGTTGAAGTAGTTTACACACTACAAGAGTTTGGCAGTACATGTCACATGGCTAACTGCTGTATGTGATTCTGAGTTTGAAGTTTGAGTTGTACATGTTAAGTATAAACTTATACACTATATTTCAGGATATATTAAGGGAAATATATCACAAAATAGTTCTGAAAGATAAAAAAATTGCTTGGACAAGTTAACCTTACTGTATATCTATCCGATCACTGCAACTTTTTATAACCGGTCGAGGGATCAGTTTACTCGCACCTCTACTAATGAGCTATTTTAACATTCATATTGAGATTTGAGGGTTAAAAAGATTTCATTAGTTATTATTTATATGAAATACTAGTGTTTCATGTTTTAATTAAACCTTATTTGAGATAAGTTTAACTATGCTCGTATCATTCATCTGATTTCTCCAATTATATATTTTAGCTTGTTTTTGGGAGAAGAGGTAAGAATCTCAAATGTTAGATAATAAAGAGAAAGGATCTGCAATGGGCTATGAGTCCACATTTACTACGGTCCCGAACTCCCGATCCATTAATCTAAATGGGCTTTCTAATAGTTGGGCTGCCTATGGTTATACATTTAGTGACCCATGTACAGAAAATTATATGGTCCTTTTAAATTGGGCTGCCGTACATATAATGAGATGATAATGAATTTGAGGCATTTTCGCCCATACACATTATTCCATTACAAATTTTGTGAATACATAATTTTATTAGTAAACATAAAAAATTTAATGAAATTTGATTTTATAACTTAATTCAATTATATCATAGAATCACACAAATATAAATTCTAACTGTAAAATATAAAATTGTTAAAAAGACTagcttttgttttaattaattacgAATAGTATATTTACGAATATGTTCATGAAACTagttatatataaatatattttttattaaaaaaaatttattcaATTCTCTCAAATCCTAAAATTTAGtttttcaaaggaagaaagcCAATCCCAAACATTTCAAAGAAATGAACTTTTTTCGATCATACAAAAATATGTAACACGTACCACTGACACTCGCCAAGTATCACTCTCGCTTTTCTTATAAAATGTCGGATCAACACACATTATTATTCATCCATCTAATCCACTTTCTTTGAAGTATTGTGCCTCAATGTTGTACAACAATTCGAACGCATTTGTTTTGTTAGGTCACATGATGTGACCTAATTCTTGTGGGGGTCATCAATTTCAAATAAGACGTGTATATCACCATGTGTGTGTAATGGAGCATGCGATGTTAATATGAAAGTCCATACCGAACGCATTATGTTACGGATTAATTATTATTTCCCGACTAATTTTTATTTGATGGCATTCGTACTGATTTTGCACATTATAAATCAACGCATTATAGGGGTTTTGCTAGTTGTGGGTTAAAAAGTAAAAGGGCATATTAAAAAATGGGATATCAGGTAGATCTGGCAAATCGTTTGTATCAtatactttcgtgtcgtgtattttCGTATTTCGTGTATTCGAAGGTCAAATACAAAATCGGCATGTTTAGGGTTCGTGTACTTTCATTTCGTGTCATTTCGTGTCGTGTTTTTCGTGtaaaattgaatattaatatttactaaaatatatatataaataaaaatataagtttttaggtaaaaaatttacaaaatatattaaaaatatatatttagatcacatttatatacatattataaaattaaataattgttttgaaaatacatacgcatatatctattataaatatacatatatttattataaatattaatatttaattataatatttatttatatcgtatacttcgtgtcgtgtcgtgtacttGAAGGGAAAACACAAAATCGACACTAAATCTCGGTCGTGTACTTTTGTGTTTGTATATTCTCGTGTCGTGAACTAAAAAAACAAATACAAACACAAACACTAAATTTTCGTGTCGTGTAAGTCATGTCGTGTCCAAAATTGTTGCGTCTAATGTCAGGTAACTCCTATGAAATTATAAGATTTTTGTATACATTTTTAATGTCATTTTTGTAAATatcaattttttattttgaatttataaatttatCCTCGTATATTTATATGAGAAAATGTTATAATCTCAAAATATTACCTGAGGTCAGGTACATGATTCTCCTTATTTTTAATCAAAACAAACAAGGTATAATC
This window contains:
- the LOC141673162 gene encoding protein SMALL AUXIN UP-REGULATED RNA 12, producing the protein MDSKMSNKICEIVKLQQILKKWRKVASSKKTTSPGGGGGKSIKFLKKTLSFSDHNALQGMARDSAVPKGSLAVCVGEEMKRFVIPMAYLRCQAFDILLKEAEEEFGFQQEGILRIPCQVSLFEEVIKLLDDNKDAEVIQDYVFTACNNSLACSLAESPITNTCHPQSPVCR